The Lysobacter enzymogenes genome window below encodes:
- a CDS encoding sigma-54 interaction domain-containing protein encodes MSEITARNALPTLERGASMIGESEPLRRVRDQLRRYAGCNAPVLIEGETGTGKELAAREIHYASARSLGPFVPLNCGALSDSLLESELFGHRRGAFTDARSSEPGLVEYARGGSLFLDEIDSLSPHAQTALLRLLQNGEFRAVGERPLRTADVRIIAATNASLAATVEAGRFRRDLYYRLNPLYLVLPPLRERGADLPLLACHLLDEAGRRLGGAPRSWSEDALLALARHDWPGNVRELENLILRLCMHCDERRLDLAQLAQAAPAIWGAAARSPASTPAHTPMPKPQYHEAPDRDESGFAAAKRRAIELFEYGYLTELMQRAGGNVSRAAALSGTERRQLGKMLKRYGIERGCPDGG; translated from the coding sequence ATGAGCGAGATTACCGCAAGGAATGCGTTGCCGACGCTCGAGCGCGGCGCGTCGATGATCGGCGAGTCCGAGCCGTTGCGGCGCGTACGCGACCAGTTGCGGCGCTACGCCGGCTGCAACGCGCCGGTGCTGATCGAGGGCGAGACCGGCACCGGCAAGGAACTGGCCGCGCGCGAGATCCATTACGCCAGCGCGCGCAGCCTCGGCCCGTTCGTGCCGCTGAACTGCGGCGCGCTGTCCGACTCGCTGCTGGAATCGGAACTGTTCGGCCACCGCCGCGGCGCCTTCACCGACGCGCGCAGCAGCGAGCCCGGCCTGGTCGAGTACGCGCGCGGCGGCAGCCTGTTCCTCGACGAAATCGATTCGCTGTCGCCGCACGCGCAGACCGCGCTGCTGCGGCTGCTGCAGAACGGCGAGTTCCGCGCGGTCGGCGAGCGCCCGCTGCGCACCGCCGACGTGCGCATCATCGCCGCGACCAACGCCTCGCTCGCCGCCACCGTCGAAGCCGGGCGCTTCCGCCGCGACCTCTACTACCGCCTCAATCCCTTGTATCTGGTGCTGCCGCCGCTGCGCGAACGCGGCGCCGACCTGCCCCTGCTCGCCTGCCATCTGCTCGACGAAGCCGGCCGCCGGCTCGGCGGCGCGCCGCGCAGCTGGAGCGAGGACGCGCTGCTCGCGCTCGCCCGCCACGACTGGCCGGGCAATGTGCGCGAGCTGGAAAACCTGATCCTGCGCCTGTGCATGCATTGCGACGAGCGCCGCCTGGACCTGGCCCAGCTGGCGCAGGCCGCGCCGGCGATCTGGGGCGCGGCCGCGCGGTCGCCTGCGTCGACGCCGGCGCACACGCCGATGCCCAAACCGCAGTACCACGAAGCGCCCGATCGCGACGAAAGCGGCTTCGCCGCGGCCAAGCGCCGCGCGATCGAGCTGTTCGAGTACGGCTACCTCACCGAACTGATGCAGCGCGCCGGCGGCAACGTCAGCCGCGCCGCGGCCCTGTCGGGCACCGAGCGGCGCCAGCTCGGCAAGATGCTCAAGCGCTACGGCATCGAACGCGGCTGCCCCGACGGCGGTTGA
- a CDS encoding phage tail sheath family protein has product MPAALTYPGVYVEEIPSGVRTITGVATSITAFVGRALRGPVNQAVVVNSFGDFERRYGGLWLRSQLGYAVRDFFLNGGSQAIIVRLYAPGYADDASRETAEAAAAAVAAATDGADVAAAAKAAKDKAATYLEEPAKSAAAAVAQAADAASKLAGAKVKDVADAAKAAAAPSRAPLTIGDLKLQAAYEGRWGGKLRGEVSKSGTAEIALALGVNQSDLFNLSVRDTSPGGSSETYLNLTTVESPRRVDRILAAESALVRTVGSLPASVSAASDAVTAAQGAVDDAQAALDQKIKAGAPDSELDPLKAALKTARDARDAKAAQADASASDGGDLNAQSFLPDNGLALKLGLYALEQADLFNLLCIPPYKTDDGAAYDAEPIVLAAATAYCERRRAFHLIDPPSSWKDKDTAKAKFDEFADPKSRNAALFFPRLRQPNLLRNNAPENFAPGGAVAGVFARTDTNRGVWKAPAGLDAGLVGVPQLSVPLTDAENGELNPLGINCLRAMPVSGRVVWGSRTLRGADQLADEYKYIPVRRTALFIEESLFRGLKWVVFEPNDEPLWAQIRLNVGAFMHNLFRQGAFQGSSPRDAYFVRCDKDTTTQNDINLGVVNVVVGFAPLKPAEFVVLRLQQIAGQIDV; this is encoded by the coding sequence ATGCCAGCTGCGCTCACCTACCCGGGCGTGTACGTCGAGGAAATCCCCAGCGGCGTGCGCACCATCACCGGCGTCGCCACCTCGATCACCGCCTTCGTCGGCCGCGCGCTGCGCGGGCCGGTCAACCAGGCCGTGGTCGTCAACAGCTTCGGCGATTTCGAACGCCGCTACGGCGGCCTGTGGCTGCGCAGCCAGCTCGGCTACGCGGTGCGCGACTTCTTCCTCAACGGCGGCAGCCAGGCGATCATCGTGCGCCTGTACGCGCCCGGCTACGCCGACGACGCCTCGCGCGAAACCGCCGAGGCCGCCGCGGCCGCGGTCGCCGCCGCCACCGACGGCGCCGATGTCGCCGCCGCGGCCAAGGCCGCCAAGGACAAGGCCGCGACCTACCTGGAAGAACCGGCCAAGAGCGCCGCCGCCGCGGTCGCCCAGGCCGCCGACGCGGCCTCCAAGCTGGCCGGCGCGAAAGTCAAGGACGTCGCCGATGCGGCCAAGGCCGCCGCCGCGCCCTCGCGCGCGCCGCTGACCATCGGCGATCTCAAGCTGCAAGCCGCCTACGAAGGCCGTTGGGGCGGCAAGCTGCGCGGCGAGGTCAGCAAATCCGGCACCGCCGAAATCGCCCTCGCGCTCGGCGTGAACCAGAGCGACCTGTTCAACCTCAGCGTGCGCGACACCTCGCCCGGCGGTTCCAGCGAGACCTATCTCAACCTCACCACGGTCGAGAGCCCGCGCCGGGTCGACCGCATCCTCGCCGCCGAATCGGCGCTGGTGCGCACCGTCGGCTCGCTGCCGGCCAGCGTCAGCGCCGCCAGCGACGCGGTCACCGCCGCGCAAGGCGCGGTCGACGACGCGCAGGCCGCGCTCGACCAGAAGATCAAGGCCGGCGCGCCGGATTCGGAACTCGACCCGCTCAAGGCCGCGCTGAAGACCGCGCGCGACGCGCGCGACGCCAAAGCCGCGCAGGCCGACGCCTCGGCCAGCGACGGCGGCGACCTCAACGCGCAGAGCTTCCTGCCCGACAACGGCCTGGCGCTCAAGCTCGGCCTGTACGCGCTGGAGCAGGCCGACCTGTTCAACCTGCTGTGCATCCCGCCGTACAAGACCGACGACGGCGCGGCCTACGACGCCGAGCCGATCGTGCTCGCCGCCGCGACCGCCTACTGCGAACGTCGCCGCGCGTTCCACCTGATCGATCCGCCGAGCAGCTGGAAGGACAAGGACACCGCCAAGGCCAAGTTCGACGAATTCGCCGACCCCAAGAGCCGCAACGCCGCGCTGTTCTTCCCGCGCCTGCGCCAGCCCAACCTGCTGCGCAACAACGCGCCGGAGAACTTCGCGCCGGGCGGCGCCGTCGCCGGCGTGTTCGCGCGCACCGACACCAATCGCGGCGTGTGGAAAGCCCCGGCCGGTCTCGACGCCGGCCTGGTCGGCGTGCCGCAGCTGTCGGTGCCGCTGACCGACGCCGAGAACGGCGAGCTCAACCCGCTCGGCATCAACTGCCTGCGCGCGATGCCGGTCAGCGGCCGCGTGGTGTGGGGCTCGCGCACCTTGCGCGGCGCCGACCAACTGGCCGACGAGTACAAGTACATCCCGGTCCGCCGCACCGCGCTGTTCATCGAGGAAAGCCTGTTCCGCGGGCTCAAGTGGGTGGTGTTCGAACCCAACGACGAGCCGCTGTGGGCGCAGATCCGCCTCAACGTCGGCGCGTTCATGCACAACCTGTTCCGCCAGGGCGCGTTCCAGGGCAGCTCGCCGCGCGATGCCTACTTCGTGCGCTGCGACAAGGACACCACCACCCAGAACGACATCAACCTCGGCGTGGTCAACGTCGTGGTCGGCTTCGCGCCGCTGAAACCGGCCGAATTCGTGGTCCTGCGCCTGCAGCAGATCGCCGGCCAGATCGACGTCTGA
- a CDS encoding phage tail protein — translation MAQFTVNAQRFDPYKNFKFRVKWDNKYVAGISKVSALKRSTEVVEHREGGDPSSGRKSPGRTKYEAITLERGVTHDKEFEQWANKVWNYGAGLGSESSLKDFRKDLIIEVYNEAGQLAIAYRVYRCWVSEFQALPDLDANANAVAIQHLKLENEGWERDLDVVEPSEPSFTEPA, via the coding sequence ATGGCCCAGTTCACCGTAAACGCGCAGCGCTTCGATCCGTACAAGAACTTCAAGTTCCGGGTCAAATGGGACAACAAGTACGTGGCCGGCATCAGCAAGGTCAGCGCGCTCAAGCGCAGCACCGAAGTGGTCGAGCACCGCGAAGGCGGCGACCCCAGCAGCGGGCGCAAGTCGCCCGGACGCACCAAGTACGAGGCGATCACGCTCGAGCGCGGGGTCACCCACGACAAGGAATTCGAGCAGTGGGCCAACAAGGTCTGGAACTACGGCGCCGGCCTGGGTTCGGAGAGCTCGCTCAAGGACTTCCGCAAGGATCTCATCATCGAGGTCTACAACGAAGCCGGCCAGCTCGCGATCGCCTATCGCGTGTACCGCTGCTGGGTGTCCGAGTTCCAGGCGCTGCCGGACCTGGACGCCAACGCCAACGCCGTGGCGATCCAGCACCTCAAGCTGGAAAACGAGGGCTGGGAACGCGATCTCGACGTGGTCGAGCCGAGCGAACCCAGCTTCACCGAACCGGCTTGA
- a CDS encoding DUF4255 domain-containing protein, translating to MSNALAIAAVTASLKDLISDSLIGLDLSSIGSVAVSALSPDRILTGENEPNQLNLFLYQVSPNIGWRNAALPSRDGASQRLSNPPLALDLHYLLSAYGNQDLSADALLGLGMQALHETPALDRERLRSVLGPPTPPFGNFSALSLADQVEWLKIAPQFLTLEELSKLWTAAQARCRPSMAYQVSVVLIQAEAGTRGALPVLRRGPGDRGPVATAGAAPQLDRVRNAASEFLRAARLGDRLLLEGRGLQVAGSEAVFEHARTHAQRSLPVQAGDTPQQLQVTLPAAGDAGALADWTPGLYTVRVRTVRPDLPALTSAPLALMLAPLLSVDPLAAAAGADLPLSVECRPRLHPDQHAGVRLRFGANELPADAIVTPADPAQPSTLQATVPAALVAAGRYPVVLSVDGADSVPAVQAADGAQFDPQQTVVVS from the coding sequence ATGAGCAACGCCCTGGCCATCGCCGCGGTCACCGCTTCGCTGAAGGATCTGATCAGCGACAGCCTGATCGGCCTGGATCTTTCCTCGATCGGCAGCGTCGCGGTCAGCGCGCTGTCGCCCGACCGCATCCTCACCGGCGAGAACGAGCCCAACCAGCTCAACCTGTTCCTGTATCAGGTCAGCCCCAACATCGGCTGGCGCAACGCCGCCCTGCCCTCGCGCGACGGCGCCAGCCAGCGCCTGAGCAATCCGCCGCTGGCGCTGGACCTGCACTATCTGCTCAGCGCCTACGGCAACCAGGACCTCAGCGCCGACGCGTTGCTCGGCCTGGGCATGCAGGCGCTGCACGAGACGCCGGCGCTGGACCGCGAGCGCCTGCGCTCGGTGCTGGGCCCGCCGACGCCGCCGTTCGGCAATTTCTCCGCGCTCAGCCTCGCCGACCAGGTCGAGTGGCTGAAGATCGCGCCGCAGTTCCTGACCCTGGAAGAACTGTCGAAGCTGTGGACCGCGGCGCAGGCGCGCTGCCGCCCGTCGATGGCGTATCAGGTGTCGGTGGTGCTGATCCAGGCCGAAGCGGGCACCCGCGGCGCGCTGCCGGTGCTGCGCCGCGGCCCCGGCGACCGCGGCCCGGTCGCGACCGCGGGCGCGGCGCCGCAACTCGACCGGGTGCGCAACGCCGCGTCCGAATTCCTGCGCGCCGCGCGCCTCGGCGATCGCCTGCTGCTGGAAGGCCGCGGCCTGCAAGTCGCCGGCAGCGAAGCGGTGTTCGAACACGCGCGCACCCATGCGCAGCGCAGCCTGCCGGTGCAGGCCGGCGACACGCCGCAGCAATTGCAGGTGACCCTGCCGGCCGCCGGCGACGCCGGCGCGCTGGCCGATTGGACGCCCGGCCTCTACACCGTGCGCGTGCGCACCGTCCGTCCCGACCTGCCGGCGCTGACCAGCGCGCCGCTGGCCTTGATGCTGGCGCCGCTGCTGAGCGTGGATCCGCTGGCCGCGGCCGCCGGCGCGGACCTGCCGCTGAGCGTGGAATGCCGCCCGCGCCTGCACCCGGACCAGCACGCCGGCGTGCGCCTGCGCTTCGGCGCCAACGAACTGCCGGCCGACGCCATCGTCACGCCCGCCGATCCGGCCCAGCCGAGCACGCTGCAGGCGACCGTGCCGGCGGCGCTGGTCGCGGCCGGCCGCTATCCGGTCGTGCTCAGCGTCGACGGCGCCGACAGCGTGCCGGCGGTGCAGGCCGCCGACGGCGCGCAGTTCGATCCGCAACAGACCGTGGTCGTCAGCTGA